One genomic region from Euzebya tangerina encodes:
- the thrH gene encoding bifunctional phosphoserine phosphatase/homoserine phosphotransferase ThrH produces the protein MPEPLASYPQTIVTLDLEGVLIPEVWIAVAERTGIEGLTRTTRDEPDYDALMRYRLDLLDRHDIGLDAITDVIAGLEPLPGARDFLDQLRARTQVIILSDTFEQFAQPFMRQLGWPTLLCHRLVVEDNRIAGYELRQPDQKRKAVEALRSLNYRVIAGGDSYNDVTMLAAADVGVLFRAPEAVIAEFAHFPARTTYDGFMQAIEAGLKPDPAIQRAAV, from the coding sequence GTGCCCGAACCCCTCGCCTCGTACCCGCAGACCATCGTCACCCTCGACCTCGAAGGGGTGTTGATCCCCGAGGTGTGGATCGCCGTCGCCGAACGGACGGGCATCGAGGGGCTGACCCGCACCACGCGTGACGAGCCGGACTATGACGCCCTCATGCGGTACCGGCTGGACCTGTTGGACCGGCACGACATCGGGCTCGACGCCATCACGGATGTGATCGCGGGGCTCGAGCCCTTGCCGGGGGCTCGGGACTTCCTGGACCAGTTGCGGGCCCGCACCCAGGTCATCATCCTCTCCGACACCTTCGAGCAGTTCGCGCAGCCGTTCATGCGTCAGCTCGGCTGGCCCACACTGCTGTGCCACCGGCTGGTGGTCGAGGACAACCGGATCGCCGGCTACGAGCTGCGGCAGCCGGACCAGAAGCGGAAGGCGGTCGAGGCGCTGCGGTCGCTCAACTATCGGGTGATCGCCGGCGGCGACTCCTACAACGACGTCACGATGCTGGCTGCCGCGGACGTCGGGGTGCTGTTCCGGGCTCCTGAGGCTGTGATCGCGGAGTTCGCCCACTTCCCGGCTCGGACGACGTACGACGGCTTCATGCAGGCCATCGAGGCCGGCCTCAAACCCGACCCGGCGATCCA
- a CDS encoding phosphopantetheine adenylyltransferase, with the protein MPARPRSSPVRRLVGLLSPLLLVTVGVVHLLPVTGMSGPEALRRLYGTNLTDPDVVVLMRHRAALFLCVGGLLIGAARWSEWRFPAILIGVVSVGSFLVIVGQSDEVGPELSRIAAVDRAALGALLTAAVIESGHRAGRAT; encoded by the coding sequence ATGCCTGCGCGTCCACGATCCAGCCCCGTTCGTCGGCTCGTCGGACTGCTGTCGCCGCTGTTGTTGGTCACTGTGGGCGTCGTGCACCTGCTGCCGGTCACTGGGATGAGCGGGCCCGAGGCGCTCCGGCGGTTGTACGGGACCAACCTGACCGACCCCGATGTCGTTGTCCTGATGCGGCATCGGGCGGCCCTGTTCCTCTGCGTGGGCGGGCTGCTGATCGGCGCTGCACGGTGGTCCGAGTGGCGGTTCCCCGCGATTCTGATAGGCGTCGTGAGCGTCGGCAGCTTTCTGGTCATCGTTGGTCAGAGCGACGAGGTCGGTCCGGAGCTCAGCCGGATCGCGGCAGTCGACCGGGCAGCGTTGGGCGCACTGCTGACCGCGGCGGTCATCGAGTCGGGGCACAGAGCCGGCCGAGCGACGTGA
- a CDS encoding pyridoxamine 5'-phosphate oxidase family protein, which yields MTDLTDIAPAFIDIAHRIVWATVATVDRHSRPRSRVLHPIWEWEDGTLSGWVGTGPTPVKVADLEHSPYVSVSYWDSQHDIATAECRATWHHDDDTCRRIWDAYVAAPPPLGYDPSIIPAWSDPTRPEFAVLEFTPWRLRVFPGSALLGEGEVLNWRAAAADDQPM from the coding sequence ATGACCGATCTCACCGACATCGCTCCGGCCTTCATCGACATCGCCCATCGCATCGTCTGGGCGACCGTGGCGACCGTGGACCGTCACAGTCGGCCGCGCTCGCGTGTCCTGCACCCGATCTGGGAGTGGGAAGACGGCACCCTGAGCGGCTGGGTCGGCACCGGTCCAACGCCCGTGAAGGTGGCCGACCTGGAGCACAGCCCCTACGTCTCCGTCTCCTACTGGGACAGCCAGCATGACATCGCGACCGCGGAGTGCCGCGCGACGTGGCACCACGACGATGACACCTGCCGCCGGATCTGGGACGCCTACGTCGCCGCGCCCCCACCGCTCGGGTACGACCCGTCCATCATCCCGGCGTGGTCCGATCCGACTCGGCCCGAGTTCGCCGTCCTCGAGTTCACGCCGTGGCGCTTGCGCGTGTTCCCCGGCAGCGCCCTGCTCGGCGAGGGTGAGGTCCTCAACTGGCGGGCCGCAGCAGCAGACGACCAGCCGATGTGA
- a CDS encoding DUF3626 domain-containing protein, which translates to MGSVLSRAQDRALRFVQSTAVGPPLPATTPITINFHPDRIVDGRLIMASLAATGRYRSQFETGVSAGGLTAVPGGDRWCWESRMFGGAYDHAPPEERPVYGALNHTGSAVGGSPRFGSCHLVLAASVRERVTMCYPDSSLEPAALGTADACDLISTLLADTVEDPLDDYVEAQVHGPVLVSRDAAAVVLDPSYRGTSVEAAAQTLGCAVSWHRGFSMVVEEVIDRHAATVAGYRGPHVLAVAQAVAAGGVLTPPVIGQAARQGDHDPQDLKRVWHLLARFGRT; encoded by the coding sequence ATGGGGTCAGTCTTGAGTCGAGCCCAGGACCGGGCGCTCAGATTCGTGCAGAGCACGGCCGTCGGACCCCCGCTTCCGGCGACCACACCCATCACGATCAACTTCCATCCGGACCGGATCGTGGATGGCCGTCTGATCATGGCGTCACTTGCGGCAACGGGCCGGTACCGCTCTCAGTTCGAGACCGGTGTCTCGGCGGGTGGTCTGACGGCCGTTCCGGGCGGTGACCGGTGGTGCTGGGAGAGCCGGATGTTCGGTGGCGCCTACGACCACGCGCCGCCCGAGGAGCGACCGGTCTACGGGGCGCTGAACCACACGGGCTCAGCCGTTGGTGGCTCACCCCGGTTCGGCTCCTGCCACCTGGTGCTGGCGGCCAGCGTCCGTGAGCGGGTGACCATGTGCTACCCGGACAGCTCCCTCGAGCCCGCGGCGCTGGGCACGGCGGACGCCTGTGACCTGATCTCGACGCTGCTCGCCGACACCGTCGAGGATCCTCTCGACGACTACGTCGAGGCTCAGGTCCACGGGCCGGTGCTCGTCAGCCGTGATGCCGCCGCCGTCGTGCTCGACCCCTCGTATCGCGGGACCTCGGTCGAGGCGGCGGCCCAGACCCTGGGCTGCGCAGTCAGCTGGCACCGTGGCTTCTCGATGGTCGTGGAAGAGGTGATCGACCGTCACGCGGCCACGGTCGCCGGATACCGGGGCCCGCACGTGCTGGCGGTCGCACAGGCGGTGGCCGCGGGCGGAGTGCTGACCCCCCCGGTCATCGGCCAGGCAGCACGGCAGGGCGATCACGATCCGCAGGATCTGAAACGGGTCTGGCACCTCCTCGCCCGCTTCGGCAGGACGTAG
- a CDS encoding AMP-dependent synthetase/ligase encodes MGESTMTREDLEAAIEGVVVGQWLLRNIREHGEDVALRWRTGEDAWGEMTWNEVGDQSARVAARLREWGVEPGDAVGLFLLNRAEFHPADLGGLLCRARSVSIYNSSAPEQVEFLLGHMEAKVVICDSIEFLERVLKVRSQLPELEQIVVVDDPDDLRPDDVTLFSEMLTATPIDLDAAVEAAQPDDIVTLIYTSGTTGTPKGVMLDHRNIAASATSTFSLVGEETRNLRGLSYLPMAHIAERMVSQYGWLFQRNIVTCVPDPTTLATYLAPVKPQGLFGPPRVFEKLRSAVLAGVAARGEEAVAGFEQALALGQQVAAMRAAGQEIPEELAAKHAQVDAAAFAPVRAMLGLDELEYAFAGAAPLPTHVFDFFRGIGIPFSEIYGMSENTGGMTWEPYAVKQGTVGRPIPGTEVVLAEDGEVLCRGPIVSRGYFKDPERTAETFDEDGWLHTGDIGRYDEDGYLSIVDRKKELIITAGGKNISPANIEAELKALPMIGQACVIGDDRPYLTALLVLDPDTAPGWAASQGIEATTLPELAADPGLQAAVDAGIAEVLRQFNNVERIKKWTILGDDWLPDSEQLTATMKLKRRGVHAAYAEEIEAMYR; translated from the coding sequence ATGGGTGAGTCGACGATGACGCGCGAGGACCTGGAGGCCGCGATCGAGGGCGTCGTCGTGGGTCAGTGGTTGCTCCGCAACATCCGTGAGCACGGCGAGGACGTCGCGCTGCGCTGGCGGACGGGCGAGGACGCCTGGGGCGAGATGACCTGGAACGAGGTGGGGGACCAGTCGGCTCGCGTGGCAGCCCGTCTCCGGGAGTGGGGTGTGGAGCCCGGCGACGCCGTCGGTCTGTTCCTGCTCAACCGGGCCGAGTTCCACCCGGCGGACCTGGGTGGCCTGCTCTGCCGTGCACGCTCGGTCAGCATCTACAACTCCTCCGCGCCCGAGCAGGTCGAATTCCTGCTCGGCCACATGGAAGCGAAGGTGGTGATCTGCGACTCGATCGAGTTCCTCGAACGGGTGCTGAAGGTCAGATCACAGCTCCCCGAACTCGAGCAGATCGTGGTGGTCGACGATCCCGACGACCTGCGCCCTGACGACGTCACCTTGTTCAGCGAAATGCTCACGGCCACCCCGATCGACCTCGACGCCGCCGTGGAGGCGGCACAGCCGGATGACATCGTCACGCTGATCTACACCTCGGGGACCACCGGAACCCCGAAGGGTGTGATGCTCGACCACCGCAACATCGCAGCCTCGGCAACCTCGACGTTCAGCCTGGTGGGGGAGGAGACCCGCAACCTCCGCGGGCTCTCCTACCTGCCGATGGCCCACATCGCCGAACGGATGGTGAGCCAGTACGGCTGGCTGTTCCAACGCAACATCGTCACGTGCGTCCCCGATCCGACCACGCTCGCGACCTATCTGGCGCCCGTGAAGCCGCAGGGCCTGTTCGGACCGCCGCGGGTCTTCGAGAAGCTTCGTTCGGCGGTGTTGGCAGGTGTGGCGGCCAGAGGGGAGGAGGCCGTGGCCGGATTCGAGCAGGCACTGGCGCTGGGCCAGCAGGTTGCCGCCATGCGAGCGGCCGGGCAGGAGATCCCGGAGGAGTTGGCGGCCAAGCACGCACAGGTAGACGCCGCGGCCTTCGCGCCGGTCCGGGCGATGCTCGGCTTGGACGAGCTGGAGTACGCCTTCGCCGGGGCGGCCCCGCTGCCGACACACGTCTTCGACTTCTTCCGCGGCATCGGCATCCCGTTCAGCGAGATCTACGGCATGAGCGAGAACACGGGCGGGATGACCTGGGAGCCCTACGCCGTCAAGCAGGGCACGGTCGGGCGGCCCATCCCCGGGACCGAGGTCGTCCTGGCCGAGGACGGGGAGGTGCTGTGCCGCGGGCCGATCGTCAGCCGCGGCTACTTCAAGGATCCCGAGCGCACGGCCGAGACCTTCGACGAGGACGGCTGGCTGCACACCGGCGACATCGGTCGGTACGACGAGGACGGCTACCTCTCCATCGTGGATCGCAAGAAGGAGCTCATCATCACGGCGGGCGGCAAGAACATCTCCCCCGCCAACATCGAAGCCGAGCTGAAGGCGCTGCCCATGATCGGGCAGGCCTGCGTGATCGGTGATGACCGGCCCTACCTGACCGCGCTCCTCGTCCTGGACCCGGACACCGCACCCGGTTGGGCTGCAAGCCAGGGCATCGAGGCGACCACCCTGCCCGAGCTGGCCGCCGACCCTGGCCTGCAGGCTGCCGTCGATGCAGGCATCGCTGAGGTGCTCAGGCAGTTCAACAACGTCGAACGCATCAAGAAGTGGACCATCCTGGGCGATGACTGGCTGCCCGACTCCGAGCAGCTGACGGCCACGATGAAGCTCAAGCGTCGCGGGGTGCACGCCGCCTACGCCGAGGAGATCGAGGCGATGTACCGCTGA
- a CDS encoding phosphoenolpyruvate carboxylase yields the protein MSITLPTRLRDEIRMLGSLLGQVIREEAGLEVYELVEQLRQSAVQARRDGGPRDTVTHLVDTLDAATAEQMARAFTVFFQLTNIAEQRARVRALLTRDTGDAPLDDSVAAAIDRIADPAAVLAELAIHPVWTAHPTEARRRAVVDSLRRIDQQLTRSDFELRGAREDASIRRHLLEEISILWRTAQIRTRRPTPVDEVRKLMAVFDATVFRTVPHYYREIERALSGEDSGLATPQVPAVLSFGSWVGGDRDGNPRVTSRVTAETSSLMADRVLRGLENATRRISRTLSATEELTPASDALLERLSQLEQAYPICASAQAKRAARSPHRRLMAIAADRLAATRTGRGTDPAMAFASAEEFAGDIRLTQDSLVAGGAARLAYGELQHLSWQIDTFGFHLASLEIRQHTDIHAEALGRLGIDADDEDALRAIIESPPDLPPDLTWPSPPRPVSIASAPARDLSLDDVADADPAADVLMTMRTVMEIQERFGRRACHRWVISFTTGLIDLLRVKALTSIAGLDCQIIPLFETREDLDNAPATLDRWLVENPGMTEMEVMLGYSDSAKDAGFLAANLALYRAQRGMVEWAERNGITLTLFHGRGGALGRGGGPTNRAVLAQPPGAVAGRFKVTEQGEVINQRYGTERLAGRHLQQITHATMLASAARTDDSITTSDPFEDDAELLDLMATAAEAAWRDLVGAEGFPTFFRTVTPIDEIGALQMGSRPAKRKTSAGLDGLRAIPWTFAWAQSRVNAPGWYGLGTGLQAAVDAHGLDELKRLQQESRFFATLMENAELSLAKADPVAARQVLALGDRPELAQAMMEEYDRTLALVLAVTGHDELLGSRDVVAQATALRNPYLDVLTAIQIRWTSTARAEGATDADRQVLMLTMNGIAAALQNTG from the coding sequence ATGTCGATAACCCTCCCCACCCGTCTGCGCGACGAGATCCGGATGCTGGGCAGTCTGCTGGGACAGGTGATCCGGGAAGAGGCCGGACTCGAGGTCTACGAGCTCGTCGAGCAGCTGCGCCAGTCCGCCGTCCAGGCCCGACGAGACGGCGGTCCGCGTGACACCGTCACCCACCTGGTCGACACGCTGGACGCCGCGACGGCCGAGCAGATGGCCCGTGCCTTCACCGTCTTCTTCCAGCTGACCAACATCGCCGAGCAGCGCGCCCGGGTCCGGGCCCTGCTCACCCGCGACACCGGGGATGCCCCGCTGGACGACTCGGTGGCCGCGGCCATCGACCGCATCGCCGACCCGGCCGCCGTCCTGGCCGAGCTCGCGATCCACCCCGTGTGGACGGCCCACCCCACCGAAGCCCGCCGGCGTGCCGTCGTCGACAGTCTGCGGCGGATCGACCAGCAACTGACCCGGAGTGACTTCGAGCTTCGCGGCGCGAGGGAGGACGCCTCCATTCGCCGCCACCTGCTGGAGGAGATCTCGATCCTGTGGCGCACGGCCCAGATCCGGACCAGACGGCCGACCCCGGTAGACGAGGTGCGCAAGCTCATGGCCGTCTTCGACGCCACGGTCTTCCGAACGGTGCCCCACTACTACCGCGAGATCGAACGGGCCCTGTCGGGTGAGGACTCGGGTCTGGCCACACCTCAGGTTCCTGCGGTGCTGAGCTTCGGCTCCTGGGTCGGTGGCGATCGCGACGGCAACCCGCGGGTCACCTCCCGGGTGACCGCCGAGACCTCGTCGTTGATGGCAGACCGGGTCCTGCGGGGCCTGGAGAACGCCACACGCCGGATCTCGCGGACACTGTCGGCAACCGAGGAGTTGACCCCAGCCTCGGATGCGCTCCTCGAGCGGCTGAGCCAGTTGGAGCAGGCCTACCCGATCTGCGCCTCCGCCCAGGCGAAGCGCGCTGCCCGCTCACCCCACCGCCGGCTGATGGCGATCGCCGCTGACCGACTGGCGGCCACCCGCACCGGGCGGGGGACCGACCCGGCGATGGCCTTCGCCTCCGCGGAGGAGTTCGCCGGTGACATCAGGCTGACCCAGGACTCACTGGTCGCCGGCGGTGCGGCACGGCTGGCCTACGGCGAACTGCAGCACCTCTCGTGGCAGATCGACACCTTCGGGTTCCACCTGGCGTCCTTGGAGATCCGACAGCACACCGACATCCACGCCGAGGCACTGGGGCGGCTGGGCATCGACGCCGACGACGAGGACGCGCTCCGCGCGATCATCGAGTCGCCGCCGGACCTACCCCCCGACCTGACGTGGCCATCACCACCACGGCCGGTGTCGATCGCCTCGGCTCCCGCCCGTGACCTGTCGTTGGACGATGTCGCAGACGCCGACCCGGCCGCCGATGTCCTGATGACCATGCGGACGGTCATGGAGATCCAGGAGCGGTTCGGTCGTCGAGCGTGCCACCGCTGGGTCATCTCCTTCACGACCGGACTGATCGACCTCCTCCGAGTCAAGGCCCTCACGTCGATTGCCGGACTGGACTGCCAGATCATCCCGCTGTTCGAGACCCGTGAGGATCTGGACAATGCGCCGGCCACCCTGGACCGTTGGCTGGTGGAGAACCCCGGTATGACCGAGATGGAGGTCATGCTCGGGTACTCCGACTCCGCCAAGGATGCCGGGTTCCTGGCCGCCAACCTGGCCCTGTATCGCGCTCAGCGGGGCATGGTGGAGTGGGCGGAGCGAAACGGCATCACGCTAACGCTCTTCCACGGCCGCGGCGGCGCGCTCGGCCGTGGCGGCGGCCCGACCAACCGCGCGGTGCTGGCCCAGCCACCCGGCGCCGTCGCCGGTCGATTCAAGGTCACCGAGCAGGGCGAGGTGATCAACCAGCGGTACGGCACCGAGCGGCTGGCGGGTCGACACCTCCAGCAGATCACCCACGCGACGATGCTGGCCAGCGCGGCACGCACCGACGACAGCATCACCACCAGCGATCCGTTCGAGGACGACGCAGAACTACTGGACCTGATGGCGACGGCCGCGGAGGCGGCGTGGCGGGATCTGGTCGGTGCAGAGGGGTTCCCGACCTTTTTCCGAACAGTCACCCCGATCGATGAGATCGGCGCCCTGCAGATGGGTTCACGGCCGGCGAAGCGCAAGACCTCTGCGGGCCTCGACGGGCTGCGGGCGATCCCCTGGACGTTCGCGTGGGCGCAGAGTCGCGTCAACGCGCCCGGATGGTACGGACTCGGTACCGGACTCCAGGCCGCCGTCGACGCGCACGGCCTGGACGAACTCAAGCGGCTGCAGCAGGAGTCCCGCTTCTTCGCGACGCTGATGGAGAACGCCGAACTCAGCCTGGCGAAGGCCGACCCGGTCGCTGCGCGACAGGTGCTGGCGCTGGGAGACCGTCCGGAGCTGGCACAGGCGATGATGGAGGAGTACGACCGGACCCTGGCGTTGGTGCTCGCCGTCACCGGTCACGACGAGCTGTTGGGAAGTCGCGACGTCGTTGCGCAGGCCACCGCCTTGCGCAACCCCTACCTCGACGTGTTGACCGCGATCCAGATCCGCTGGACCAGCACGGCGCGGGCCGAGGGTGCCACGGACGCTGACCGGCAGGTCCTGATGCTCACCATGAACGGCATCGCCGCCGCACTGCAGAACACAGGCTGA
- the ykgO gene encoding type B 50S ribosomal protein L36: MKVVNSVGTLKKRHPDCQVVKRKGRIYVINKSNPRYKVRQGGAKKKRY, encoded by the coding sequence ATGAAGGTCGTCAACTCCGTCGGAACCCTGAAGAAGCGCCACCCCGACTGCCAGGTCGTCAAGCGCAAGGGCCGGATCTACGTCATCAACAAGTCCAACCCGCGGTACAAGGTCCGCCAGGGTGGCGCGAAGAAGAAGCGCTACTAG
- a CDS encoding class I SAM-dependent methyltransferase — MTTTRPDLTGPDPTLPDPRPSLEKDAALVQDMFDRVAPKYDIANALLSFGQDQHWRRVAVRALAAQPGERILDVATGTGRLAREIQSAGAHPVALDFSWNMLAAGAASEAKEGLPRLEWLNGDGTALPFADDSFDGATIGFGLRNLPDPRAGLAEFARVVRPGGRMIVLEFSTPTNAALKGLYLDYLVGALPRIAEVVSSDPSAYRYLAESIIAWPDQRALAGWLVEAGWTSPRWQNLSGGIVALHHAVAP, encoded by the coding sequence GTGACGACGACCCGACCCGACCTGACCGGACCCGACCCGACCCTGCCCGACCCTCGCCCGAGCCTGGAGAAGGACGCCGCGCTGGTGCAGGACATGTTCGACCGGGTCGCACCGAAGTATGACATCGCCAACGCACTGCTCAGCTTCGGTCAGGACCAGCACTGGCGGCGCGTCGCCGTGCGGGCCCTGGCAGCGCAGCCTGGCGAACGGATCCTGGATGTCGCCACCGGAACGGGCCGGCTGGCGCGGGAGATCCAATCAGCCGGTGCGCACCCGGTCGCCCTGGACTTCAGCTGGAACATGCTGGCGGCCGGTGCGGCGAGCGAAGCGAAGGAGGGGTTGCCGCGTCTGGAGTGGTTGAACGGCGACGGGACGGCACTGCCGTTTGCGGACGACTCCTTCGATGGCGCCACGATCGGCTTCGGCCTGCGGAACCTGCCGGACCCTCGCGCCGGCCTCGCGGAGTTCGCCCGGGTCGTCCGTCCGGGTGGGCGGATGATCGTGCTCGAGTTCTCCACGCCGACCAACGCCGCCCTAAAGGGGCTGTACCTGGACTACCTGGTCGGCGCGCTGCCACGGATCGCCGAGGTGGTGTCGAGCGACCCGTCGGCGTACCGCTACCTGGCCGAGTCGATCATCGCCTGGCCGGATCAACGGGCGCTGGCTGGCTGGCTGGTGGAGGCTGGCTGGACCAGCCCGCGATGGCAGAACCTCTCGGGTGGGATCGTCGCGCTCCACCACGCCGTGGCTCCCTGA
- a CDS encoding amidohydrolase family protein, protein MCRSIAASEVISRCPNRHSPDGSTVTSAPHMSQRASRPECSCWRRALRRARAEGGRSFRGDGSAMLRTLHALVPSVLYSAPVVCPMSGPPVAQGGVLVSDGFIVGVGARSDLRPSADREHEVDGVLLPGLTDGHTVLEHSDVREIARPGPFHLWLRAVMGYTRGWDAERWSRSARRGVQDALRHGVTTVVDQVIRGAAVPAASKAGLAGHSLVRLMWVDRPLADEVLAAVETSLGRPAPGRTVGVAAHAPYTVGTGVLQSLAALATKLERPFQVAVAESNAEISALRNGDGPLVDLVREFDMDFEWMDQPVGTGAVSYLDSLGVLGPGGSVAHGVWVDLAEARRLAATGTAVVCCPRANTALQVGDAPLERFADAGVALALGTSSPAAVGDADILAEAAAWVETARRREMFLWPSPAGPIPLEEAAIRLATVDGARALGLGSVSGVLEPGRRADLVGVSIQTSVETVYTDLIDHGLGRQVLTVLGGVRRSRRDDADTPWPVLEEWREL, encoded by the coding sequence ATGTGTCGCTCGATCGCTGCCTCGGAGGTCATAAGCCGATGCCCCAACCGGCACAGTCCCGATGGTTCGACAGTCACGTCGGCGCCACACATGTCGCAGCGCGCGAGCAGACCGGAGTGCTCCTGTTGGCGCCGAGCCCTCCGACGCGCACGGGCTGAGGGGGGACGGTCCTTCAGGGGTGATGGTTCAGCCATGCTGCGTACACTCCACGCGTTAGTGCCTTCGGTTCTCTACTCTGCGCCTGTCGTCTGTCCCATGTCGGGGCCACCGGTGGCCCAGGGGGGCGTCTTGGTCTCAGACGGCTTCATTGTGGGGGTTGGGGCCCGGTCGGACCTACGACCCTCGGCGGATCGCGAGCACGAGGTCGATGGCGTTCTGCTGCCTGGCCTCACTGACGGTCACACCGTTCTCGAACACTCTGATGTACGGGAGATCGCCCGTCCAGGCCCATTTCACCTGTGGTTGCGCGCTGTCATGGGCTACACGCGAGGGTGGGACGCCGAGCGCTGGTCACGGTCAGCGCGGCGCGGGGTCCAGGACGCCCTGCGCCATGGCGTCACCACCGTCGTGGACCAGGTGATCCGGGGGGCCGCGGTTCCTGCGGCCAGCAAGGCGGGTCTGGCAGGCCACTCACTGGTCCGGTTGATGTGGGTCGATCGCCCGCTTGCCGACGAGGTGCTCGCAGCCGTCGAGACCTCCCTCGGCCGGCCGGCGCCGGGGAGGACGGTGGGCGTGGCCGCCCATGCGCCGTACACCGTGGGCACCGGGGTGCTGCAGTCCCTGGCGGCGCTCGCGACGAAGCTCGAGCGCCCCTTCCAGGTGGCAGTGGCCGAGTCCAACGCCGAGATCAGCGCGCTGCGGAACGGTGACGGGCCACTGGTCGACCTGGTCCGCGAGTTCGACATGGACTTCGAGTGGATGGATCAGCCGGTCGGCACGGGTGCCGTGTCCTACCTCGACTCGCTGGGGGTCCTCGGACCGGGTGGCTCCGTGGCCCACGGTGTGTGGGTGGACCTGGCGGAGGCGCGGCGCCTGGCCGCCACAGGGACCGCGGTGGTGTGCTGCCCTCGGGCCAACACGGCTCTGCAGGTCGGGGATGCGCCGCTCGAGCGGTTCGCGGACGCCGGTGTCGCGTTGGCACTGGGAACCAGCAGTCCGGCCGCGGTCGGCGATGCCGACATCCTGGCCGAGGCTGCGGCATGGGTGGAGACGGCGAGGCGGCGGGAGATGTTCCTCTGGCCGTCGCCTGCCGGTCCGATTCCGCTGGAGGAGGCAGCAATCCGCCTAGCCACGGTGGACGGCGCACGGGCCCTCGGGTTGGGCTCGGTGTCGGGTGTGCTCGAGCCCGGTCGGCGAGCCGATCTCGTCGGGGTGTCGATCCAGACCTCGGTGGAAACCGTCTACACCGACCTGATCGACCACGGCCTCGGCCGGCAGGTGCTGACGGTCCTCGGCGGTGTACGCCGGTCCCGTCGCGACGACGCCGACACCCCGTGGCCGGTCCTGGAGGAGTGGAGAGAGCTGTGA